In Podospora pseudoanserina strain CBS 124.78 chromosome 5, whole genome shotgun sequence, a single window of DNA contains:
- the fcp1 gene encoding CTD phosphatase Fcp1 (EggNog:ENOG503NXKY; COG:K): MGKTKTIRLGNRLRYPITIVRLLKNPGDTVKKQDALMEYSFKWYKEVGDTIRGETWEEEQTTYADWSSPSDGTLNAWSIKEGQVIKQDGPCVLIDEDCSHEIQFQGLCAICGKDMTEANWAAETRDTERAPISMVHDQTNLTVSSTHAQKSERELQKRLLESRKLSLVVDLDQTVIQACIDPTVGEWMKDPTNPNYDSVKNVKTFQLDDGPHAVVRKCWYYIKMRPGLEGFLKRISTMYELHVYTMGTRAYAQNVARVIDPEKKLFGNRVISRDENGNMYSKSLQRLFPVSTNMVVIIDDRSDVWPHNRPNLVKVTPYEFFKGIGDINASFLPKRQDLLTSAPSTNGVKKAEKPADKNAKAVATGKDTDEVTKEQLEEQQSALEKQINERPLQLLQEKQDKEDEEAEKATGHSDDSASSRSSSPPPQRHKVLLDDDRELEFLEKHLTQLHKAYYASYDQKKSKRTIGEDVPDVGNLLNNLKAKVLRGHQIALSGVLPQNTDIYRSEIGQQITSFGARLRSTVSKEVTHLVVNTSQPGTAKLNAARRYPHIKVVGLEWLAQCFTEWTSVNETPYLYFKEDANNVGAARQAEESSDDNDEDMGGIETGNTAPKTPQQKMNKLQIQLPPRGDDQDDDDADDDEDGLLPDEVEEGQMSPIDGLKTFNWGSAEDELAEFLASGSDDDDDDEDMDEEDEEDDEDFAPPDESESSSSSEESSASRKRSRSRSGSPATRKRKLEDDVGDGEEDGNNDDEGEENSPAKRMRRMKSARGSSLRHQYEAAPDLPTPAVTGDEDGVEDKVEEEGQNFTDLDEEALAADLEAEFAADLEAEFNSA; the protein is encoded by the coding sequence ATGGGGAAAACCAAAACAATTCGGCTGGGTAACCGGCTGCGGtaccccatcaccatcgtccgcctcctcaaGAACCCCGGCGACACGGTCAAAAAGCAAGATGCGCTTATGGAGTACTCGTTCAAATGGTACAAGGAAGTCGGCGACACCATTCGCGGCGAGacgtgggaggaggagcaaacCACCTACGCGGACTGGAGCTCGCCCTCGGATGGTACCCTCAACGCCTGGAGCATCAAGGAGGGTCAGGTCATCAAGCAGGACGGGCCCTGCGTGCTGATTGACGAGGACTGTTCCCACGAGATCCAGTTCCAGGGACTTTGCGCCATCTGCGGAAAGGACATGACCGAGGCCAACTGGGCCGCCGAGACGCGCGACACAGAGCGCGCCCCCATCAGCATGGTGCACGACCAGACGAACCTCACCGTCAGCAGCACCCACGCCCAAAAATCGGAGCGTGAGCTGCAGAAGAGATTGCTGGAGAGCCGCAAGCtcagtttggtggtggatctGGACCAGACGGTTATTCAGGCCTGCATTGACCCCACGGTGGGGGAGTGGATGAAGGACCCGACGAACCCAAATTACGACTCGGTCAAGAATGTCAAGACGTTTCAGCTGGATGACGGGCCGCacgcggtggtgaggaaatGTTGGTACTACATCAAAATGCGCCCGGGCTTGGAGGGGTTCCTGAAGCGGATTTCCACCATGTACGAGCTGCATGTCTACACCATGGGCACTCGCGCCTACGCGCAAAATGTGGCGCGTGTTATCGACCCGGAGAAGAAGTTGTTTGGCAACCGAGTTATTAGTCGCGACGAAAACGGCAACATGTACTCAAAGAGTTTGCAGCGCTTATTCCCTGTCAGCACCAACATGGTGGTGATTATCGATGACAGATCCGACGTTTGGCCGCATAACAGGCCCAACCTCGTCAAGGTCACCCCGTACGAGTTCTTCAAGGGAATCGGCGATATCAACGCGAGCTTTTTGCCAAAGAGACAGGATTTGCTCACCTCGGCGCCGTCGACGAATGGTgtcaagaaggcggagaagcCGGCCGATAAGAACGCCAAGGCTGTCGCGACAGGCAAGGATACTGATGAGGTGACAAAGGAACAGCTTGAGGAACAGCAGTCGGCGCTGGAGAAGCAGATTAATGAACGACCGCTACAATTACTTCAGGAGAAGCAGGacaaggaggatgaggaggcggagaaggctACGGGCCACTCGGATGATAGTGCTTCGTCTCGATCTtcgtcgccaccaccacagcgacACAAGGTCCTCCTGGACGACGACAGGGAACTCGAGTTTTTGGAGAAACACCTCACGCAACTACACAAGGCTTACTATGCTAGCTACGATCAAAAGAAGTCGAAGCGAACCATTGGCGAGGATGTACCTGATGTAGGGAACctgctcaacaacctcaaggccaaggtgcTTAGAGGGCATCAAATCGCCTTGTCGGGTGTTTTGCCCCAAAACACGGATATTTACCGGTCAGAAATCGGGCAGCAAATCACCAGCTTTGGCGCCAGGCTTAGGTCGACAGTCAGCAAAGAAGTGACACATCTTGTTGTAAACACTTCTCAGCCAGGAACGGCCAAGCTCAATGCTGCCAGGCGGTACCCTCATATCAAGGTTGTCGGTCTGGAGTGGCTCGCGCAGTGCTTTACTGAGTGGACATCTGTGAATGAGACTCCATATCTGTACTTCAAGGAGGATGCTAATAACGTCGGAGCTGCTCGCCAAGCTGAAGAGTCATCCGATGACAACGATGAAGATATGGGGGGCATTGAGACGGGAAATACCGCGCCCAAGACCCCGCAGCAAAAGATGAATAAGCTGCAAATACAGCTACCCCCTCGAGGTGACGACcaggatgacgacgacgcagacgacgatgaagacggACTGCTGccggatgaggtggaggaaggacAAATGTCGCCTATCGACGGGCTGAAGACCTTTAACTGGGGGTCGGCCGAGGACGAATTGGCAGAGTTCCTTGCGTCTGGATcggacgatgacgatgacgacgaggatatggacgaggaggacgaggaggacgacgaagaTTTTGCTCCTCCTGATGAGTCGGagtcgtcttcctcgtcggagGAGTCGAGCGCCAGTCGGAAGAGGAGCCGGAGTCGGAGTGGCAGTCCGGCGACTCGAaagaggaagttggaggatgatgtcggtgatggggaagaggatgggaaCAACGATGACGAAGGTGAGGAGAACAGCCCtgcgaagaggatgaggaggatgaagagcgCGAGGGGGTCTTCGCTGAGGCACCAGTATGAGGCTGCGCCTGATTTGCCTACACCGGCGGTGACgggggatgaagatggtgttgaggacaaggtggaggaggaggggcagaacTTTACTGACCTTGACGAGGAGGCTCTGGCGGCTGATCTTGAGGCTGAGTTTGCGGCGGATCTGGAGGCGGAGTTTAATTCCGCGTGA
- a CDS encoding hypothetical protein (COG:C; COG:D; EggNog:ENOG503P3YN), with protein sequence MPQDMPPVGGYGAVQYKRNLPAHGLFRPRNLILASAGLMVYGWYQLVVGVREMNEMAREKMWARIHLIPMLQAECDRDLVRRHLADQAREKELLGENFKVYNSDRYVRPTFAAVPQHVTK encoded by the exons ATGCCGCAGGATATGCCGCCTGTTGGGGGGTATGGGGCTGTGCAGTACaag CGCAACCTCCCCGCCCACGGCCTTTTCCGTCCCCGTAACCTTATCCTCGCCTCGGCAGGCCTGATGGTCTACGGCTGGTACCAGCTTGTTGTGGGTGTCAGAGAGATGAA TGAAATGGCCCGCGAAAAGATGTGGGCGCGTATCCACCTCATCCCTATGCTCCAGGCCGAGTGCGACCGCGACCTTGTCCGCAGACACCTGGCTGAccaggcgagggagaaggagctgttGGGGGAGAACTTTAAGGTTTACAACTCTGATAg ATACGTCCGGCCTACCTTTGCGGCTGTGCCTCAGCATGTTACGAAATAG
- the cnd1 gene encoding condensin complex non-SMC subunit Cnd1 (BUSCO:EOG0926079Q; COG:B; COG:D; EggNog:ENOG503NURB), with amino-acid sequence MDSVSFDINDALKHYMSDPAAIPTPEADSALVDCENDPESLSDNAIINGVLNPIVDAVAENPDAITRSSIFDSLQFLLKCAPISPVSSSLVPNNSFSSLMMAGTPPSKEPRPPDPGAPACRMKEPVSELFKLSRYTSYLSAHALSKIFDLITSGMATEADVIHHDLESDEQELIAHHKMLLEMYGFLLQWTIAAVETKAAEKSSTNMPARRGKPKGRKEVGKDGSWDSSTQLEIALNTMCKVLRLKLGKIFLTTSERDTFISLLTRPVYMILESEQRVKNTSIRMHTFKVLCVAVKHHGHAYAAQISIVQNLTYFEHLSEPMAELLHILAEQYDYPQLADEILRELSNKEFNSNDNKGPKSVSTFMVKLSELAPRLIIKQVTLLAKQLDSESHTLRSALIEVFGNMLVYLSKSDERGENHKSQMNAFFDVLEERFLDINPYCRCRTMQVYLKICELEQKFPKRRQKAAELACQSLEDKSSHVRRNAIKLLGALIRTHPFTALHGAQLARKDWQERLDKVDAELDALKPPVDAPGLDGNANTTVDAGLLDDATQIDATQLDPSQKSPAEMTEEEKVAAIRKAQEEAATSEAIEKLTLTKRYYSEALKFIDVLHEATTTVCQLLGSKNKSEVIEAMDFFEIGDAYNIEQNKVGIRRMLRLIWTKGNSDEGKGVQTHLIECYKRLFFEAPDSFSPNDAANYIARNMISLTFGATPAELTSLEQLLATMMKQGMISEIVIAKLWQVYGVQKREISRKQRRGAIIVLGMLATASPEIVVGEMETMLRTGLGSHGRADLQLAKFTCVALRRINPSGRSAKESAIKFSRLSNDHAVLARLAAITEVSTESKEWYGVAEQAINAIYALSRHPDVLCSEIIRRKTKSVFSSQASRPTSRDESVPLSSASPPATQDGEEGDPTLLAPPTQAPPGSSQPPQSPSKKQNKDNTVALSQLLFIVGHVAIKQIVHLELCELDFKRRKQEKEKSAAAAKDASTLSAGTTTSTGRKAAGNKRKSAAAPAPEEDEGDELDLIGGTTEDDFTEAMAHIRERELLYDGRSLLAIFGPMVSEICANNTTYKDRNLQQAATLCLAKLMCVSSEYCEANLPLLITIMERSADATVRSNAVIALGDMAVCFNHLIDENTDFLYRRLADSDASVKRTCLMTLTFLILAGQVKVKGQLGEMAKCLEDEDKRIADLARMFFTELSTKDNAVYNHFVDMFSLLSADQRIDEESFRRIVRFLLGFVEKDKHAKQLADKLAARLPRCDTERQWNDVAFALGLLQHKNEEIAKVVSEGFRVVKGAA; translated from the exons ATGGACAGCGTCAGCTTCGATATCAACGATGCGCTCAAGCATTACATGAGCGATCCAGCGGCCATTCCAACCCCCGAGGCCGACAGCGCGCTGGTTGACTGCGAAAATGACCCCGAGTCCCTCTCGGAcaatgccatcatcaacgggGTGCTAAATCCCATTGTGGATGCCGTCGCCGAAAACCCAGATGCCATCACCAGAAGCAGTATCTTCGATTCATTACAGTTCCTACTAAAGTGTGCACCCATTTCCCCTGTTTCTTCTTCGCTTGTTCCCaacaactccttctcctctttgatgatggcaggAACGCCTCCTTCCAAGGAGCCCCGTCCACCAGATCCCGGTGCGCCAGCTTGTCGTATGAAAGAACCTGTTTCTGAACTGTTTAAACTATCCAGGTACACATCCTATCTCTCCGCCCATGCTCTGAGCAAGATATTTGACTTGATCACCTCCGGCATGgccaccgaggccgatgTCATCCACCATGACCTCGAATCTGACGAACAGGAACTCATCGCCCACCACAAGATGCTTCTCGAGATGTACGGCTTTCTTCTTCAGTGGACGATCGCCGCCGTCGAGACCAAGGCGGCGGAAaagtcctccaccaacaTGCCAGCACGCCGAGGCAAGCCAAAAGGCAGGAAGGAGGTCGGCAAGGACGGCAGCTGGGACTCTTCGACACAGCTCGAGATTgccctcaacaccatgtGTAAGGTTCTTCGGTTAAAGTTGGGCAAGATCTTTCTCACAACCTCGGAGCGCGACACCTTCATCTCCCTGCTAACCCGCCCGGTTTATATGATACTCGAGAGCGAGCAGCGGGTTAAAAATACCAGCATCCGAATGCACACCTTCAAGGTGCTGTGTGTGGCCGTCAAGCATCACGGGCATGCTTATG CCGCCCAAATCTCCATTGTACAAAATCTCACATATTTCGAGCATCTCTCGGAGCCCATGGCCGAGCTGCTCCACATCCTGGCCGAACAATACGACTACCCACAGCTGGCAGATGAGATTCTGAGAGAGTTGAGCAACAAGGAGTTCAACAGCAATGACAACAAGGGACCAAAATCTGTTTCGACCTTCATGGTCAAGCTGTCCGAGCTGGCCCCCAGACTGATCATTAAGCAAGTCACTCTGTTGGCCAAGCAGCTCGACAGTGAATCGCACACCCTCCGTAGCGCCCTCATCGAAGTGTTTGGAAACATGCTTGTCTACCTCAGCAAGTCGGATGAAAGAGGAGAGAACCACAAGTCACAGATGAATGCCTTTTTCGATGTGTTGGAGGAAAGATTCTTGGATATTAACCCCTACTGCCGTTGCAGGACGATGCAAGTCTATCTCAAGATTTGTGAGCTGGAGCAAAAGTTTCCCAAGAGGAGACAAAAAGCCGCCGAGTTGGCCTGCCAGAGTTTGGAGGACAAGAGTAGTCACGTCAGGAGGAACGCCATCAAGTTGCTGGGCGCGCTGATTAGGACACATCCCTTCACCGCGCTTCATGGTGCACAGCTCGCGAGAAAGGATTGGCAGGAACGGTTGGACAAGGTGGATGCCGAGCTTGATGCTCTGAAGCCTCCGGTTGATGCGCCAGGCCTTGACGGGaacgccaacaccaccgtgGATGCCGGACTGCTCGACGATGCCACCCAGATTGACGCGACACAGCTCGACCCATCACAAAAGTCGCCTGCCGAAAtgaccgaggaggaaaaggtggcCGCCATTCGCAAAGCCCAAGAAGAGGCTGCCACATCAGAGGCTATCGAGAAGCTCACTCTCACCAAGAGATACTACAGCGAGGCGCTCAAGTTTATCGATGTTCTTCACgaggccaccaccaccgtttGCCAGCTTCTTGGCTCCAAGAACAAGAGCGAGGTCATTGAGGCCATGGACTTCTTCGAGATTGGCGATGCCTACAATATCGAGCAGAACAAGGTTGGCATCCGGCGCATGCTGAGACTGATCTGGACCAAGGGCAACAGCGACGAGGGCAAGGGTGTGCAGACTCACCTCATCGAGTGCTACAAGCGTCTCTTCTTTGAGGCGCCCGACAGCTTCAGCCCCAACGATGCGGCCAACTACATTGCCCGCAACATGATCAGTCTGACTTTTGGTGCTACTCCTGCTGAGCTCACCTCGCTTGAGCAGTTGCTGGCTACCATGATGAAGCAGGGCATGATTTCCGAGATTGTGATTGCCAAGCTCTGGCAGGTGTACGGTGTCCAGAAGAGGGAGATCTCGCGCAAGCAGAGAAGGGGCGCCATCATTGTGCTCGGTATGCTGGCCACTGCCAGCCCAGAGATTGTCGTGGGTGAGATGGAAACCATGTTGCGCACTGGTCTCGGGTCTCACGGCCGTGCCGACTTGCAGCTTGCCAAGTTTACTTGTGTTGCTCTTAGGCGTATCAACCCAAGTGGCCGCTCAGCCAAGGAGTCTGCCATCAAGTTCTCCAGGCTGTCTAACGACCATGCTGTTCTTGCCCGGCTGGCTGCCATCACCGAGGTTTCTACCGAGAGCAAGGAGTGGTATGGCGTTGCTGAGCAGGCTATTAATGCTATCTATGCTCTGTCAAGACATCCGGATGTGCTGTGCTCGGAGATTATCCGGCGCAAGACCAAGTCTGTTTTCTCGTCGCAGGCGTCCAGGCCAACATCGAGGGATGAATCGGTCCCTTTGTCAAGTGCGAGTCCACCGGCTACtcaggatggtgaggagggtgatcCAACCCTTCTGGCTCCCCCGACACAAGCCCCTCCCGggtccagccagccaccaCAATCCCCTtccaaaaaacaaaacaaggaCAACACCGTCGCTCTTTCGCAGCTGTTGTTCATCGTTGGACATGTCGCCATCAAACAAATTGTACATCTTGAGCTGTGCGAGTTGGATTTCAAGCGCCGCAAgcaagaaaaggaaaagtccgccgccgccgccaaggaTGCTTCGACCCTCTCtgccggcaccaccacctcgaccgGGCGCAAAGCAGCCGGCAACAAGCGGaaatccgccgccgccccggcaccagaagaagacgaaggcgACGAGCTCGACCTCATCGGCGGCACGACAGAAGACGACTTTACCGAAGCGATGGCGCACATTCGTGAGCGTGAGCTCCTGTACGACGGACGGTCCTTGCTGGCCATCTTTGGCCCCATGGTCAGCGAGATctgcgccaacaacaccacgtACAAAGATCGCAACCTCCAGCAGGCGGCCACGCTGTGCCTAGCCAAGCTGATGTGCGTCTCGTCTGAGTACTGCGAGGCGAATCTCCCTCTGCTAATCACCATCATGGAGCGCTCCGCCGACGCGACGGTCCGGTCCAACGCTGTCATTGCGCTTGGGGACATGGCTGTGTGCTTTAATCATCTTATTGATGAGAATACTGATTTCTTGTATCGTCGTCTGGCGGATTCGGACGCGTCGGTCAAGAGGACTTGTCTCATGACGTTGACGTTTTTGATCCTGGCTGGccaggtcaaggtcaagggccagctgggggagatggcAAAGTGcctggaggatgaggacaaGAGGATTGCGGATCTGGCGAGGATGTTCTTTACCGAGCTGTCGACAAAGGACAATGCGGTTTATAACCACTTTGTGGACATGTTTTCGCTGCTGAGTGCCGATCAGAGGATTGATGAGGAGAGTTTCAGGAGGATAGTGAGGTTTTTGTTGGGGTTTGTTGAgaag GATAAACACGCCAAACAGCTGGCGGATAAACTTGCCGCGAGGCTGCCGAGGTGCGATACCGAGCGGCAGTGGAACGATGTTGCTTTTGCCCTGGGGCTGTTGCAGCATAAGAATGAGGAGATTGCCAAGGTGGTTTCCGAGGGCTTTAGGGTTGTTAAGGGGGCTGCGTaa
- the CDC7 gene encoding Cell division control protein 7 (COG:T; EggNog:ENOG503NVAD; BUSCO:EOG09262GWQ), producing the protein MATVAPPRRSREESFRIHDDVPSTGDTEMNEHDFQDEEVDDGETERGHEAEQVEEQEQEEQEEQEEPESEYTESSDDDMAVDSNIQYDMDKLQDSFPGFRSKYRLIKRIGEGTFSTVYKAEDLAYDRYDNSWDFDRDSDKWTPPPLKSYSSGDHQPSRRRKPKYVAIKKIYVTSSPTRILNELELLHDLRDCENVCPLITAFRATDQVVAILPYFRHADFRDYFRKMTVPDIAIYLRSLFTALASVHRQHILHRDIKPTNFLYDPESRRGVLVDFGLAEREGSECKPCLCHDDYQTRKARLANHNPKATIGGYPKQDTRPSRRANRAGTRGFRAPEVLFKCTEQTTKIDIWSVGVILLTILSKRFPFFNSADDVEAMIEIATIFGREKMKEAGKLHGCAFETTIPTIGSGGFSFERIILWSTCRSDSEKTLPADEKLAVEFLKRCLDLDPRHRISAEEALEHEFLQVGMLSSSERAGDDDEMDILQVRASIA; encoded by the exons ATGGCGACCGTTGCGCCCCCACGGCGCTCTCGAGAGGAGTCTTTTCGCATCCATGATGACGTCCCGTCGACTGGGGATACCGAGATGAACGAACACGACTTCCAAGACGAAGAggtcgatgatggggagacaGAGCGCGGCCACGAGGCTGAGCAGGTAGAGGAACAAGAACaggaagagcaggaggagcaggaggaacCAGAGTCAGAATATACAGAGAGttccgacgacgacatggcCGTCGACAGCAATATCCAGTACGACATGGACAAGCTGCAGGACAGCTTCCCTGGCTTCAGGTCGAAATACAGGTTGATCAAGAGGATCGGAGAGG GAACCTTTTCAACCGTCTACAAAGCCGAAGACCTGGCATACGACCGATACGATAACTCGTGGGACTTTGACAGAGACAGCGACAAGtggacaccaccaccactgaaGAGCTACAGCAGCGGCGACCACCAGCCTTCACGACGTCGCAAACCGAAATAcgtcgccatcaagaagatttACGTGACCTCTTCCCCCACCCGCATCCTCAACGAACTCGAGCTTCTCCACGACCTCCGAGACTGCGAAAATGTTTGTCCCTTGATCACAGCTTTTCGCGCCACCGACCAAGTCGTTGCCATTCTCCCATACTTTAGGCATGCCGATTTCCGGGACTATTTCAGGAAAATGACCGTCCCTGATATCGCCATCTACCTCCGATCGCTCTTCACCGCCCTTGCCAGCGTACACAGGCAACACATCCTTCATCGCGACATCAAGCCGACCAACTTTCTCTACGACCCTGAATCACGAAGGGGTGTACTGGTCGATTTTGGTCTGGCTGAGCGCGAGGGGTCAGAGTGCAAGCCATGTCTTTGCCACGATGACTATCAGACTCGCAAAGCTCGGCTTGCAAACCACAATCCCAAGGCGACCATTGGTGGCTATCCCAAGCAGGACACCCGGCCGTCTAGACGCGCCAACCGTGCCGGCACCCGTGGTTTCCGCGCGCCAGAAGTCTTGTTCAAGTGTACTGAACAAACCACCAAGATTGACATCTGGAGTGTTGGTGTTATTCTGTTGACTATCCTGTCGAAGCGCTTCCCTTTCTTCAATTCTGCAGACGATGTCGAGGCTATGATTGAGATAGCGACCATTTTTGGCCgagagaagatgaaggaggcggGAAAGCTGCACGGATGTGCATTCGAGACTACAATCCCAACAATTGGATCAGGAGGTTTTAGTTTTGAGAGGATTATCCTGTGGAGCACATGTCGCAGCGACTCGGAGAAGACATTGCCTGCTGATGAGAAGTTGGCTGTCGAGTTTTTGAAGAGATGCCTGGACCTGGACCCACGACACCGCATCAGTGCcgaggaggcgctggagCACGAGTTTTTGCAAGTAGGGATGCTGTCTTCTAGCGAGAGGGCGGGAGATGACGACGAGATGGACATTTTGCAGGTCCGAGCAAGCATTGCATGA
- the CHL1 gene encoding ATP-dependent DNA helicase chl1 (COG:L; EggNog:ENOG503NWI3) has protein sequence MAAPTSEEPIDFHHPYTPYPVQLEFMRTVYDVLERGNGQVGILESPTGTGKSLSLICSAITWLRNHKRKGFDAGLDETRRQMVGEPEWMVETALRRKREELVGKWEEREERLERLRRKEKELEERGRERKRVRVEEGQMGGRKEVDEEEEFLVVVGGGEDERDEEGLSRETREMMVKVGLGGWKKEEEERDGDEGDGEGIKWQIYYTSRTHSQLTQFISELRRPEFPPSLPVEILEKDGKEETKETVKEITLSSRQKLCINPTVARLGSVSAINDRCTELQQSKSKEKCAFMPNTENLKQTHQFRDTTLATVPDIEDMYRIGKQLQVCPYYASRTAIPGAEIITLPYPLLLQKNAREALGIELEGSVVIIDEAHNIMDAVANVYAADIRLSELRRGRQMLGVYVKRFGKKLKGENRVMVAQIGKVVESLKDWLETQLQVKGDQGIADPNSLLKSRGADQINLYTLMKYIQDSKLAYKVESYVVHAEDSQDSSPKSSTPVLHTLVSFLAALTNLSTEGRIFYEKLPGDNPDIKLSYLLLSPTHAFSSIASSARAVILAGGTMSPFEDYKAHLFPELPGGKLTTLSCGHVIPETNLFVHTLASYKPGGLDTFEFSFGKRSDKTMIKNLGLVLLNICSVAPDGVVVFFPSYGYLDEVVGVWQQGEGDGGGKSIWERLEAKKPLFRDMSSSTGGGASSTDDILGRYSTAVDAPDRPHRGAVLFSVIGGRLSEGINFSDALCRLVLIVGLPYPNLHSPEWKARIEYLESTCVARGGSKEEAKVEAREFYENAAMRAVNQSIGRAVRHRGDWSGIVLVDRRYGMERVRGKLPGWIRNGMKGEGMDNRGVAGLMGGLGAFFRGKA, from the exons ATGGCCGCGCCCACCAGTGAAGAACCGATCGATTTCCACCACCCTTACACCCCCTACCCTGTCCAGCTAGAGTTCATGCGCACGGTCTATGATGTTCTGGAGAGAGGCAACGGCCAGGTCGGGATTTTGGAATCGCCTACTGGTACAGGGAAGTCGCTTTCGCTTATCTGCTCTGCGATCACCTGGTTGAGGAACCACAAGAGGAAGGGGTTTGATGCTGGGTTGGATGAGACGAGGAGGcagatggtgggggagccGGAGTGGATGGTTGAGACTGCGctgagaaggaagagggaggagttggtggggaagtgggaggagcgggaggagaggttggagaggttgaggaggaaggaaaaagagttggaggagagggggagggagaggaaacgggttagggttgaggaggggcagatgggggggaggaaagaggtggatgaggaggaggagtttttggtggtggtggggggtggtgaggatgagagggatgAAGAGGGGCTGAGTagggagacgagggagatgatggttaaggttgggctgggggggtggaagaaagaggaggaggaaagggatggggacgagggagatggggaggggataAAG TGGCAGATCTATTACACGTCGAGGACGCATTCACAGCTGACGCAGTTTATTTCTGAGTTACGGCGGCCGGAGTTTCCACCATCGCTGCCGGTAGAAATACTCGAgaaagatggaaaagaagagaCGAAAGAAACAGTCAAAGAAATCACACTATCTTCTCGGCAAAAGCTGTGCATCAACCCAACTGTTGCCCGTCTGGGTTCTGTTTCAGCAATCAACGACCGGTGCACAGAGCTTCAGCAGTCAAAATCCAAAGAGAAATGCGCGTTTATGCCCAACACGGAAAATTTAAAGCAAACCCACCAGTTCAGGGATACCACCTTGGCCACGGTGCCAGATATCGAGGACATGTACAGGATAGGGAAACAGCTGCAGGTTTGCCCTTACTATGCATCTCGGACCGCCATACCAGGTGCTGAGATTATCACTCTGCCGTatccgctgctgctgcagaaGAACGCAAGAGAGGCGCTGGGGATCGAGCTGGAAGGGAGTGTGGTGATTATTGATGAAGCCCACAATATCATGGACGCTGTGGCGAATGTGTATGCCGCCGACATCCGGCTGAGCGAGCTAAGGAGAGGCAGGCAAATGTTGGGTGTTTACGTCAAGAGGTTTGGCAAGAAGTTGAAAGGCGAGAACAGAGTCATGGTGGCCCAGATAGGCAAGGTGGTGGAATCCCTCAAGGACTGGTTGGAAACGCAGTTGCAGGTCAAG GGCGACCAAGGAATCGCCGACCCAAACTCGCTCCTGAAAAGCCGCGGCGCCGACCAAATCAACCTCTACACCCTAATGAAATACATTCAAGATTCCAAACTCGCCTACAAAGTCGAAAGCTACGTCGTTCATGCCGAGGACTCCCAAGACAGCTCACCAAAATCGTCCACCCCCGTCCTCCACACCTTGGTGTCCTTCCTAGCGGCGCTCACAAACCTCAGCACCGAAGGTCGAATCTTTTATGAAAAGCTTCCAGGCGACAACCCCGACATCAAGCTTTCTTACTTGTTGCTCTCCCCCACGCACGCCTTCTCGTCCATCGCCTCGTCCGCCAGAGCGGTTATCTTAGCCGGCGGCACCATGTCCCCGTTTGAAGACTACAAAGCCCACTTATTCCCCGAGCTGCCGGGTGGTAAGCTGACCACCCTGAGCTGTGGGCATGTCATACCCGAAACAAACTTGTTTGTGCACACTCTGGCGTCGTACAAGCCTGGCGGGTTGGACACGTTTGAGTTTAGCTTTGGGAAGAGGTCGGACAAGACCATGATCAAGAacttggggttggtgctgttgaATATTTGTTCTGTGGCGccggatggggtggtggttttcttTCCTAGCTATGGGTATCTagatgaggtggtgggtgtttggcagcagggggagggggatgggggagggaagTCCAtttgggagaggttggaggcgaAGAAACCGCTTTTTCGGGAtatgtcgtcgtcgacggGTGGGGGTGCTTCTTCGACGGATGATATTTTGGGTCGGTATTCTACCGCTGTCGATGCCCCGGATAGACCGCACAGAGGGGCGGTGCTGTTTTCCGTTattggggggaggttatCAGAGGGGATCAATTTCTCTGATGCGCTGTgtcggttggtgttgattgtTGGGTTGCCGTATCCGAATTTACACTCGCCCGAGTGGAAGGCTAGGATTGAGTATTTGGAGAGCACGTGTGTTGCTAGAGGAGGAAGCAAGGAAGAGGCGAAGGTGGAAGCCAGGGAATTTTACGAAAATGCGGCCATGAGGGCGGTGAATCAGAGTATTGGACGAGCTGTGAGGCATAGGGGGGATTGGAGCGGGATTGTGCTTGTTGATCGGAGATatgggatggagagggtgaggggcAAGTTACCGGGGTGGATTAGGAATGGGatgaaaggggaggggatggataACAGAggggtggcggggttgatgggagggttgggggcTTTTTTCAGGGGAAAGGCTTGA